Proteins encoded in a region of the Mycolicibacterium duvalii genome:
- the arc gene encoding proteasome ATPase — protein MSESERSEASDVFGTSPENDLSADLSAGLSSDDAAELEQLRREAAILREQLENTVGGLGAGRSARDVHQLEARIDSLAARNAKLMDTLKEARQQLLALREEVDRLGQPPSGYGVLLAVQDDDTVDVFTSGRKMRLTCSPNIDTSSLKQGQTVRLNEALTVVEAGTFEAVGEISTLREILSDGHRALVVGHADEERIVWLAEPLVAAEDLPDDAYADDDDLTDDRPRRLRPGDSLLVDTKAGYAFERIPKAEVEDLVLEEVPDVAYNDIGGLTRQIEQIRDAVELPFLHKELYREYSLRPPKGVLLYGPPGCGKTLIAKAVANSLAKKMAEVRGDDAREAKSYFLNIKGPELLNKFVGETERHIRLIFQRAREKASEGTPVIVFFDEMDSIFRTRGTGVSSDVETTVVPQLLSEIDGVEGLENVIVIGASNREDMIDPAILRPGRLDVKIKIERPDAEAALDIFSKYLTEELPVHADDLAEFGGDRPACIKGMIEKVVERMYAEIDDNRFLEVTYANGDKEVMYFKDFNSGAMIQNVVDRAKKYAIKSVLETGQPGLRIQHLLDSIVDEFAENEDLPNTTNPDDWARISGKKGERIVYIRTLVTGKSSSASRAIDTESNLGQYL, from the coding sequence ATGAGTGAATCCGAGCGTTCTGAGGCCTCTGACGTCTTCGGGACAAGCCCCGAGAATGACCTGTCCGCAGACCTGTCCGCCGGCTTGTCCAGCGACGATGCGGCAGAACTGGAGCAGCTGCGTCGCGAGGCGGCCATTCTGCGCGAGCAGTTGGAGAACACCGTAGGCGGCCTGGGAGCCGGCCGCAGTGCGCGGGACGTGCATCAGCTCGAGGCGCGCATCGATTCGCTCGCGGCCCGCAACGCGAAATTGATGGACACGCTCAAGGAAGCACGTCAGCAGCTGCTGGCCCTTCGCGAGGAAGTCGATCGGCTCGGTCAGCCTCCCAGCGGCTACGGAGTGCTGCTGGCGGTGCAGGACGACGACACCGTCGACGTGTTCACCTCCGGCCGCAAGATGCGGTTGACCTGCTCACCCAACATCGACACCTCATCGCTCAAACAGGGCCAGACGGTGCGCCTGAACGAGGCGCTGACCGTGGTCGAGGCCGGCACGTTCGAGGCGGTCGGCGAGATCAGCACGCTGCGCGAGATCCTGTCCGACGGCCACCGCGCGCTGGTGGTCGGGCACGCCGACGAGGAGCGCATCGTCTGGTTGGCCGAACCGTTGGTGGCCGCGGAGGACCTGCCCGACGACGCGTACGCCGACGACGACGATCTGACCGACGACCGCCCGCGCCGACTGCGTCCCGGCGACTCGCTTCTGGTCGACACCAAGGCCGGGTACGCGTTCGAGCGGATTCCGAAGGCCGAGGTCGAGGACCTGGTGCTGGAGGAAGTGCCCGATGTGGCCTACAACGACATCGGCGGCCTGACCCGTCAGATCGAGCAGATCCGTGACGCGGTCGAGCTGCCGTTCCTGCACAAGGAGCTCTACCGCGAGTACTCGCTGCGTCCGCCCAAGGGCGTGCTGCTCTACGGTCCGCCCGGCTGCGGCAAAACGCTGATCGCCAAGGCGGTGGCCAATTCGCTGGCCAAGAAGATGGCCGAGGTCCGCGGCGACGACGCGCGCGAGGCGAAGAGCTACTTCCTCAACATCAAGGGCCCTGAGCTGCTGAACAAGTTCGTCGGTGAGACCGAGCGCCACATCCGGCTGATCTTCCAGCGGGCTCGCGAGAAAGCGTCCGAGGGCACTCCGGTGATCGTGTTCTTCGACGAGATGGACTCGATCTTCCGGACCCGCGGCACCGGCGTCAGCTCCGATGTGGAGACCACCGTCGTGCCGCAGCTGCTCAGTGAGATCGACGGCGTCGAGGGGCTGGAGAACGTCATCGTCATTGGTGCGTCCAACCGCGAGGACATGATCGACCCGGCGATCCTGCGGCCCGGCCGTCTGGACGTCAAGATCAAGATCGAGCGGCCGGACGCCGAGGCGGCACTGGACATCTTCAGCAAGTACCTGACCGAAGAACTGCCGGTGCATGCCGATGACCTCGCCGAGTTCGGCGGTGACCGACCGGCGTGCATCAAGGGCATGATCGAGAAAGTCGTCGAGCGGATGTACGCCGAGATCGACGACAACCGCTTCCTCGAGGTGACCTACGCCAACGGTGACAAAGAGGTCATGTACTTCAAGGACTTCAACTCCGGAGCGATGATCCAGAACGTCGTCGACCGGGCGAAGAAGTACGCGATCAAGTCGGTGCTGGAGACGGGCCAGCCGGGTCTGCGCATCCAGCATCTCCTCGACTCCATCGTCGACGAGTTCGCCGAGAACGAGGACCTGCCCAACACGACCAACCCCGACGACTGGGCCCGCATCTCGGGCAAGAAGGGTGAGCGGATCGTCTACATCCGCACGCTGGTCACCGGGAAGTCGTCGAGCGCCAGCAGGGCTATCGACACCGAGTCCAACCTGGGTCAGTACCTGTAG
- a CDS encoding adenosine-specific kinase: MAPPPPSWDVVSVDKPDDLNVVIGQSHFIKTVEDLHEALVGVSSGLRFGLAFCEASGPRLVRRSGNDPELVELAARNALAIGAGHCFVIFLRDGFPVNVLNPVKAVPEVCGIYCATANPVDVLIAVTPLGRGIVGVVDGEPPLGIETGEDVADRRNLLRTIGYKL; this comes from the coding sequence GTGGCCCCACCGCCGCCGTCCTGGGATGTGGTGTCCGTCGACAAGCCGGACGACCTCAACGTGGTCATCGGCCAGTCACACTTCATCAAGACGGTCGAGGACCTGCACGAGGCGCTGGTGGGGGTCAGCTCGGGGCTTCGTTTCGGGCTGGCGTTCTGCGAGGCATCCGGACCGCGGTTGGTCCGCCGCAGCGGGAACGACCCCGAACTGGTCGAGTTGGCGGCCCGCAACGCGCTGGCCATCGGTGCCGGGCATTGTTTTGTGATCTTCTTGCGGGACGGGTTCCCCGTCAACGTGCTCAACCCGGTCAAGGCAGTACCTGAGGTCTGCGGAATCTATTGCGCCACAGCCAATCCGGTGGATGTCCTGATCGCGGTGACGCCCCTCGGCCGCGGTATCGTCGGAGTCGTCGACGGCGAGCCGCCGCTGGGCATCGAGACCGGGGAGGACGTGGCCGACCGGCGCAACCTGCTGCGGACCATCGGCTACAAGCTTTGA